One genomic segment of Odocoileus virginianus isolate 20LAN1187 ecotype Illinois chromosome 17, Ovbor_1.2, whole genome shotgun sequence includes these proteins:
- the LOC110150339 gene encoding olfactory receptor 3A2-like, with amino-acid sequence MEPESGANGTAVTEFILLGLVETPGLRPVVFALFLFAYLVTVGGNLSILAAILVEPKLHTPMYFFLGNLSVLDIGCITVTVPSMLGRLLSHKRTVPYAACLSQLFFFHQLAGVDCFLLTAMAYDRFLAICRPLTYSTRMSQTVQRILVAVSWACAFSNALTHTVAISTLNFCGPNVINHFYCDLPQLFQLSCSSTQLNELLLFGLGVLMAGAPVILIVTSYIHVAAAVLRIRSSEGRKKAFSTCGSHLTVVGIFYGTGVFSYMRLGSVEASDKDKGIGILNTVISPMLNPLIYSLRNPDVQGALRRVLMGK; translated from the coding sequence ATGGAGCCAGAATCTGGGGCCAATGGAACAGCTGTTACTGAGTTCATCCTGCTGGGTTTGGTGGAGACGCCAGGGCTGCGACCAGTTGTCTTTGCACTCTTCCTCTTTGCCTACCTTGTCACTGTCGGGGGCAACCTCAGCATCCTGGCAGCCATCTTGGTGGAGCCCAaactccacacccccatgtacttcttcctggggAACCTGTCAGTGCTGGACATTGGGTGCATCACCGTCACCGTTCCCTCGATGTTGGGTCGTCTCTTGTCCCACAAGCGCACAGTTCCCTATGCAGCCTGCctctcacagcttttcttcttccATCAGCTGGCTGGCGTGGACTGCTTCTTGTTGACCGCCATGGCCTATGACCGATTCTTGGCCATCTGCCGACCCCTCACTTACAGCACCCGCATGAGCCAGACGGTCCAGAGGATACTGGTGGCTGTGTCCTGGGCTTGTGCCTTCTCAAATGCACTGACCCACACTGTAGCCATATCCACACTCAACTTCTGTGGTCCCAATGTGATCAACCACTTCTACTGTGACCTCCCACAGCTCTTCCAGCTCTCCTGCTCCAGCACCCAGCTCAACGAGCTGCTGCTCTTTGGTCTGGGTGTCCTCATGGCAGGTGCACCTGTGATTCTCATTGTCACCTCCTACATCCATGTGGCAGCTGCAGTCCTGCGGATCCGCTCatctgagggcaggaagaaagccTTCTCCACGTGTGGCTCCCACCTCACCGTGGTGGGCATCTTCTATGGCACAGGTGTCTTCAGCTACATGCGGCTGGGCTCAGTGGAGGCTTCGGACAAAGACAAGGGGATTGGCATCCTCAACACCGTCATCAGTCCCATGCTGAACCCACTCATCTACAGCCTCCGGAACCCCGATGTGCAGGGCGCCCTAAGGAGGGTGCTCATGGGGAAGTGA
- the LOC110150340 gene encoding putative olfactory receptor 3A4 → MDLGASGNDSVVTEFVLLGLTKTPALRPILFVIFLLAYVATVGGNFSILAAILAEPKLHTPMYFFLGNLSLLDVGCISVTVPAMLGHFMSNNRSILYRSCLSQLFFFHLLAGVDCFLLTVMAYDRYLAICQPLTYSTRMSWGIQRALAGMSCVFSFSNALTQTVTVSTLTFCGPNVINHFYCDLPQLFQLSCSSTQLNEQLLFAAAAFMGVAPLVLITVSYGHVAAAVLRIRSAEGRKKAFSTCGSHLTVVGIFYGTGVFSYMRLGSVEASDKDKGIGILNTVISPMLNPVIYSLRNPDVQGALRRVFTRRQPPT, encoded by the coding sequence ATGGATCTGGGAGCCTCAGGAAATGATTCAGTTGTCACTGAGTTTGTCCTGCTGGGCCTCACGAAGACCCCAGCTCTACGGCCCATCCTCTTTGTCATCTTCCTTCTCGCTTATGTAGCTACTGTGGGGGGCAATTTCAGCATCCTGGCTGCCATCCTCGCTGAACCCAaactccacacccccatgtacttcttcctggggAACTTGTCCCTGCTGGATGTCGGGTGTATCAGTGTCACTGTCCCTGCAATGCTGGGGCATTTCATGTCCAATAACAGAAGCATTCTCTATCGGTCCTGCCTCTCGCAGCTCTTCTTCTTCCACCTCCTGGCCGGGGTGGACTGCTTCCTGCTGACCGTCATGGCCTACGACCGCTACCTGGCCATCTGCCAGCCCCTCACCTACAGCACCCGCATGAGCTGGGGAATCCAGCGAGCCCTGGCCGGCATGTCctgtgtcttttccttctccaatgcgctGACTCAAACTGTGACTGTATCTACTCTCACCTTCTGTGGTCCCAATGTGATCAACCACTTCTACTGTGACCTCCCGCAGCTCTTCCAGCTCTCCTGCTCCAGCACGCAGCTCAACGAGCAGTTGCTCTTTGCAGCAGCAGCCTTCATGGGTGTGGCCCCCTTGGTCCTCATCACTGTGTCCTATGGGCACGTGGCAGCCGCAGTCCTGCGGATCCGCTCAGCGGAGGGCAGGAAGAAAGCCTTCTCCACGTGTGGCTCCCACCTCACCGTGGTGGGCATCTTCTATGGCACAGGTGTCTTCAGCTACATGCGGCTGGGCTCAGTGGAGGCTTCGGACAAGGACAAGGGGATTGGCATCCTCAACACCGTCATCAGCCCCATGCTGAACCCTGTCATCTACAGTCTCCGGAACCCCGATGTGCAGGGCGCCCTGAGACGAGTGTTCACGCGTAGACAGCCCCCCACGTGA
- the LOC110150327 gene encoding LOW QUALITY PROTEIN: olfactory receptor 3A10-like (The sequence of the model RefSeq protein was modified relative to this genomic sequence to represent the inferred CDS: inserted 2 bases in 1 codon): MSQQWPVEPGARGNKTVVTEFILLGLTENIELQPILFAVFLFAYVITVGGNLSILAAIFVEPKLHIPMYYFLGNLSLLDVGCITVTVPRMLACLLTHXYAACVSQVFFFYLLAGVDCHLLTAIACDRYLAICQPLTYSVRMSRDVQGALMAVCCSISFINALTHTVAVSMLDFCGPNVVNHFYCDLPPLFQLSCSSIHLNGQLLFVGATFMGVVPMIFISVSYAHVAAAVLWIRSAEGRKKAFFTCGSHLTVVCIFYGTGFFSYMRLGSVSASDKDRGTGILITIVSPMLNPLIYSLQNPDVQGALKRLLTGKQPPE, encoded by the exons ATGTCTCAGCAGTGGCCTGTGGAACCAGGTGCCCGGGGCAACAAGACTGTGGTCACTGAATTCATCCTTCTTGGCCTAACAGAGAACATAGAATTGCAACCCATCCTTTTTGCTGTCTTCCTCTTTGCCTATGTGATCACAGTCGGGGGCAACTTGAGTATCCTGGCCGCCATCTTTGTGGAGCCCAAACTCCACATCCCCATGTACTACTTCCTGGGGAACCTTTCTCTGCTGGACGTTGGGTGCATCACTGTCACCGTTCCTCGCATGCTGGCCTGTCTCCTGACCCA CTATGCAGCCTGTGTCTCACAGGTCTTCTTTTTCTACCTCCTGGCTGGTGTGGACTGTCACCTCCTGACAGCCATAGCCTGTGACCGCTACCTGGCCATTTGCCAGCCCCTCACCTACAGTGTCCGCATGAGCCGTGACGTCCAGGGAGCCCTGATGGCCGTCTGCTGCTCCATTTCCTTTATCAATGCTCTGACCCACACGGTGGCCGTGTCCATGCTGGACTTCTGCGGCCCTAACGTGGTCAATCACTTCTACTGTGACCTCCCTCCCCTTTTCCAGCTCTCCTGCTCCAGCATCCACCTCAATGGGCAGCTTCTTTTTGTGGGGGCCACCTTCATGGGGGTGGTCCCCATGATCTTCATCTCGGTGTCCTACGCCCACGTGGCAGCCGCAGTCCTGTGGATCCGCTCGGCAGAGGGTaggaagaaagccttcttcacaTGTGGCTCCCACCTCACCGTGGTCTGCATCTTTTATGGAACCGGCTTCTTCAGCTACATGCGCCTGGGCTCCGTGTCCGCCTCAGACAAGGACAGGGGCACTGGCATCCTCATCACTATCGTCAGCCCCATGCTGAACCCACTCATCTACAGCCTCCAGAACCCTGATGTGCAGGGTGCACTGAAGAGGTTGCTGACGGGGAAGCAGCCCCCCGAGTGA